The stretch of DNA TGATAATTGTGCGAGGATTTACGGGTAGTCATAAATGCTATTCCAACTTTAATTTGTGCTTCGTAAATGTGCTCTTATCTATGACTTCATTTCCTTCAAGAGAAGAATCGTGATGGTATATTTTGTAATTAATATGACCCTCTTTAATATCAAATTCAGAACAAACTTCTTCTGGGGTATTTTCGTAATCAACAATAACCAAATCTTTGCGATTACCTTCTAAATCAACAGAATATAAATTGCCACCCACGGTTCGTGTCCCAAAAGCAGGACCTTCTACAAAAATTATTATATTTTTGTTTGGATGCCATATAAAAGATTTCACGCCAGTATCACGCTGTTCTTTATTATCTACTAAACACTTCTTTTTTGTCCCATCGGATTTCATCACCCAAAGACAGGTTCTGACTTCCCATTCTAATTCATCAGCATATGCTATGTATTCCCCTGTATATGACCACTTTGGATATGAATACCCCGCATCTTCAAGTAGTGTAGATGTAGTATGTTTGATGAGATCTACTTTAATGATAGACTCACACTCAAAAATCATTTCTTGACCCGAAGGAGACACTACATATCTGCGAAAAGGCCTAGGATTAATTAAATCTCTAGGAGTATCTCTAAGAGTATAAATATATTCAAGAATTGCCTTGTTAATTGTTCCAGAGGAAAACCAAAGCGTGCTAGGAGTACAGATAAGATGATATTTTTCCAAATATTTGTTTGTATAAACGTTTGCTGTTTCGACATAACAATCAAACCCTTCCTGTTGTTTGATTGTTTCGCAGTATTTTATTGTTTCTTCCTTGTTTTTAGAACAGCCGATATACAATCTTAACTCTTCATTTTGATAACCTGTTAAATCATTATGATAATAGTATGTCATGTAACCTTTTTGTTTAAGTTTCTCGTATAGAGTTGTTCCTTCTTCACTAATATCTTTACTAAAAGTTTTTACATGAACGCTGTAATATTGTGGTTTTAACTCAGCAGTAAAAGACATCTCTGCAAAGATAGTCATAACAACCGTAAATGCTGTTATAGTATTTATGATAGTCCTCATATGTTATTTACATTATATCATAAGTCTAGATTGAAACGTTATCCTGGTAAAGTTTTCTAATATAACAGTCCAGTTGCCAGTTGATTTTATCCCAATCCTATGTTATACTGTAGTTGACATAAGGTTGACATATAGTTTACATAAGGAGAATATCAGTATGCCGGTGATAGAGTTAAGGCCGAGAATAACAAAAACATTATCCGAGATTGACTATTTACGCGGACGAATCGCTGAAACCCAGGCGAAAGCCGTGTTTGTCCCTGCGATACAAAAAGAGTCTGCTGTGATAATGGCATACGCTTCAACCACTATTGAAGGAAGTACGCTTACATTACAGGAAGTCCGGCAAGTCTTTGACGGTGAACGCCCCCGCAAACCTGAGTTCCACATACAGATGGTACAAAATTACCTGGCAGCTATCCGGTGGATCCGCGAGAACAAACGAATAATACCGTACAGGGAAAAAGATGTTTTTAATTTACACAAAATTATCGGAAACAAAGCTGTAGATGACGGCCCGGTGGGGCAATACAGGAAAGTACAGGTATACGTTGGGGATCACGTCCCGCCTGCACACGAGAAAGTCCCTGGGTTGGTAAACAAATTCCTGTTCTGGCTCAACGGACAGGGACAAGAGTACCACCCGGTCATAAGTTCCGCAGTTGCCCATTTGGAAATCGCTACTATCCACCCATTTCGTGACGGTAACGGCCGGGTCGCCCGCGCGTTTGCATCCTGGGAACTGTACCGCCGCGGATTCGATACTCTGCATATATTCACGCTTGACGATATTTTGTTGGAAAACAGGAAGTTGTATTATTCACAGTTAAGCAACGCGCGAAAACCCGGAGGTGTAACTGACTGGTGTGAATACCTTTCTGACATTACAGCAGAAGGGTTGCAAAGAGCGTATACCCGGTTAAAAACAATGATCTCCGCAGCGCCAGCTGACGAACCGTTATCGGATACCCAGAAAAAAATGCTTACTATCCTATCTTCTGAAGGGCCAAAAACTGTCCCTCAGCTCGAAACCATATTCAAGATTACCCGGCAAGGGGTGTACAAAGCGTTAACACCGTTGGTGAAAACAAAAAGGGTGGTGCCGGTAGGCACACGGCGCAACCGGCGGTATTCAGTTACGGTTTAATATCCTACAACCTTAGGGCTATTGTGCATGTATTCATGAAATAGGTTCGGATAAGCTCGTCCAGTTGCTATTACTACTCAACTATTGATATAATAATAAAGATAAATGAACAACACATTGTGGATTGGACTGTTTTTATACTATGCAGATATTAAAAGACAAAATAACTATTACCGAACTTAAACAGATGAATATCCAACACCGTACACTTGCTGCAGGACGGTGGAACCAACTGTCTTTTATTGAACAAATGGCAAATATTGGCAGTGAAACCAACCGCGCGTTAAACTGGCAAACAAAACAAAATGCATCTTATTCGCAGCAAGCATTTATCCGCGCGCTTGAACTACTGGACCTCACGCTAGGCGATAAGAAAAATGTTAAACGTTTAAAAGAAATCGCGCGGTTACGTGAAACTCTTGTTGACTACTTCTTGGGTAGTAACGAATACAACTCCTCGTCCTATAGTATGAAAAAATACTTTGATCATTTTGCATTTGCCGCACGAAATAGGTTCTAAAATGATAAATATTATTTTTCGTAAAATACAGAGTTTCTTTTTTTTGTTTGCCGTTTGTGCAATACCCTGTATTTATACAACTGGCCTGTTATCCGCAGAAATAAATGTGCCGGCCAGTAGTGTCCCCGCAACTGTTGTCTCGTTAGAACCTCTAAAAATTGTAATGTTGAACCCGTGTTACCGTAACAGTATATATGCGGGCCAAAATCTTGACGAAATTGAACTGCAAATAGAATTTACTTTACCTCAAACCCAACTTGATGCAACTAAACTTTTGGTGAAACTCTATTCTCCTGTGACAGACAAAATATTTTCGCAAAAGGAAGTTTACCGGCCAACCGCCTTGGTACGATTATCACTACCCGTAAAAGATTTGCCAGTTGGCGATTATAAGGTAACAGCCAGTTTACGGGATACCGAAAATAAAGAATTTTTTCGGTGCTCTGAACCCTTAAAAAAACTCCCCCCTGTTAAAGGAGAAGTGAGGATCACGGAAAACCTAGTAACTTTAGTTGATGGAGAACCTTTCTTACCTTTCGGATGGCTCTCCGTAGGCGACGATTTTGAAAGAGTTGCTCAGCAAGGATGTACTGCAGTCCATGATTATAACGTTTACTTTTACGACGATGCAACGCTCAAGAAATGGTTTGACCGGGCACATAAAGCTGGGCTTAAAGTAGTGATTTATCCTTTTCCGGAACGAAAAATGGTTGACGCAAATGCCTGGCAAAGCCCGCTTTCTGAGGAAGAAGCTGAAAAAATAAAGGGGTTTGTTAATAAATGGAAGACCGAACCTGCGCTTTTGGCATGGTACTTAGCTGATGAACCGGAAATACGAAAAACTCTTCCCGAACGAGTAACAGCTATCTATCAGCTCTTACGGGAACAGGACCCGTATCATCCATGCACAATGCTGAATTATACCTTAGCCGGGATTCGTAAATATGGAGCGGGCAGTGATATTTTGATGCCCGACCCATACTTCCATTTTATAAAGGGAGGCGGGCCGACCCGGCCGTTGATCAAGATAACTAAATTTATGGAAACAATAAAGAAAGCTACCGACAACAAAAAACCGGCCTGGATCACGCCGCAAGGGTTTAACTACGGCGATTTGCTTAAGAAACTTACAAACGAACGGGCACCGAATTTTATTGAATTGCGCAATATAACCTACCAGTCGGTCTGCGGCGGGGCTAAAGGGTTTTTGTGGTATTCATACGCGTATCACCAGAACTATCCGGACTTAACACTAGGAATTCCGTATTTAGCAAAAGAAGTTCAAATCTTAAAAAAAGCAATACTTAGCGCTGACTCAAAAAAAAGTGTGCAGATATTTCCTGCGAACCCGGCAGTCGTATATTCGCTGCGCGAAGTAGCAGATAAAATGTGTTTGTTCTTAGTGAATACCAGCTCACAAAATATTAAGTTAGAGTTTTCCATAGAAGGAACAACAAATCTAACGAATCTATACGTTGTTTCAACAACCCGCCAGTTAAAATCAATGGGGGATAAATTTGCTGACGAGTTCCGTCCTTACGAAACCAATATTTATACTACCGACGAGAATATGGTAAAGGGTTCATCCACTATTGATCAGATTGAAAACGAAATTAAGCAAGCCAAGTCAAACCTCAAAAAACCTGACAATTTAGCGTTTGAAGAGTTAGGCGCTACAGCTACCGCATCGTCATCCCGTTATCCGGCATACGCACAACACGTATTAGATGGTACTGTTGAAGACCGGGGAGTTGTTTGGTACGATACTACGCCAAATGAATATCCCGACTGGATTGAAGTTACTTTACCACAAATAGAAATAGTTTCTAAAGTGGTAGTTTATACTTCCACCTTAAAGAATTATGTGGTACAGGTCAAAACTGACGCCCCGGAGCAAGACTGGAAAACTGTCGCACAAATTGAAGATAACCAGCAAGATATGGTGGTAACTGAATTTACGCCGATAAAAACAAACAAAATACGGTTATGGATAACAGCTACGCGTGGGCCAACATCAAGAGTTTCAGAAATAGAACTTTACCGCTGAAGAGTTAGTTGTTTCTGTCTGCCACCGGAAAGGTTAATGGTTAACGTACCTTCAACTTCCCTTAATGGGACTCCTTTAGCGGAATTTGGATAACTCACCGGGTTTCGGTCCAGTGTGTCGTTAATCACACAGTTTACAAATTCAACACCGCCGATTGGTTCCGTAGATCCTGGCCGGGAGTGAAACTTGATTGGAATAGATGCAGCAGGCTTGTCCGATATTTTGTTCAGAATAGAGCAATTAACAAAGCGTAACTTACATCCGGTAACTGGTTTGTCTTCTATCAATACGCCATAGCTTTTACCTGACTCAAACGTACAATTTATGAATTCAACTATACCTTTGACTGTTTCTGACGATATGTTGCCGGTTAGAAAACGTAAAGAACCTTTTGTGTCACCAACAGCTTTACAGTCTTCAATCCGGATAGATATTGGTTTGGTATCCGCTCCCATTTCTTTTAGTGCAAAAAGATAACCGTACGATTTATTACTCTCTGCGGTACAGTTACGTAATAAAATATTGTCCAGCAGTTCGTCAGAATTATTTGGTTCAAAATCAATCCCAGCCTGAGGCGCAGCACCAGCGGTGTATCGCATAATAGTGTTCTCTATCAACAGATTTTGTGCGCTAATAACACTTATACCCTGACGGTAATTATTTTCTGATACAACATCCTTAATATGAACATCCTTATTTGTGACACCTTTTTTCGCAACACCCAGATATATACCATCTCCCCCACTCTCAGCGAGGGTAAGCCCATAAATTTTTATATTGGAACAACTGAAAAAACTAAGAACATGCCGCCATTCAGCTTTTTCGTAGTCAGGCAATTTATAATCTCCCCTGTTCATCCGCAGAGTTGCACCGTAACCTGTAAGTATAATATTGTCTTGATTATCAGCACGGAACAGGCAGTCTGTTTTGCCTTTAAACTCGCCGCGTTTAGCTACAACCTCTACTCCTTTTTCAAAAAGTATTTCCTGGTTACCGACAAGTTTAATAGGCCTTACGATCCACGGTTTACCGGCATTATCAACGATTATCTTTTTCGCACCAGAATTAATTGCTGACTGTAAAGCATTAGTTGCGTCCTCCGGATTAAATCCCCACCATATTGCCTGAGCAACTTCAACTTTACCTGAAATAACCTTATCAATTGCCTGTTGGTTAACTTTGTTCATGTTTAACATTTGTTCCTCACAAAATACTTCTGGTAGAGCGGCTAATATTATAATCCAAAATACGATTAGTTTCCTATTCATTAATCCTCCATTTGCTTAATACATAAAATAGACTTTACCTTTTTTGACCAAAGATATTTTACTAATTTTAAGTGCTTACTATCTTATCTTCTGAAAGGCCAAAACTGTCCCTCGACTCGAAACAATATTCAGCATTACCCGTCAAGAGGTGTACAAAGCGTTAACTATTCAATTACGGTTTAATGCCCTATTTGATTACAACAATCCTACTCGTTTGTTTGAATACATCTGACTCAAGATATGCAAAATATACACCTGAACTAACTTTGTTATTATCCGAGTTTGTACCATCCCACTCAATCACACCCCAACCATTCTTTTGGTCGCCTTCTATCATCCTTACAAGTTCACCCGCGGTGTTGTACACTTTCAACCTCAGATATGATGCGGGTTCCAATAAATAGTAATGAATCACCGCTTTACTCCCAGCTTTCTGTAAGTCCAGACGATTCCCCAATACGTACATCTTGTTCTCAGTTTGTTTGAGGTCAACTATAAGGTGTAATGTCCTTGAACTTTTCAACCCAGCCTCGTCTGTTGTGTCAATCACTATCAAGACCACTTGTCCTGTGGTTAGGTCAGTTTCACGAATTGTATATGCATACTTATAAAAAACCATATCACCCATAACTATCTTATCAATCAATATTGCTGTATTGCTACAAACCTTTAATGCCGGATCCTGCCTTAACATCTCTCCAATATAGAAACTTATCGTTATCTTCCCAAGCTGAGTTATAGTTTTAGGAGTAATTTCAACAGTCTCTACCACAGGCGGTTGAGTGTCCGTGGGAGTGACTGATTGTATATCAGATATTACACTTTGATTACCGTTGATATCCATAGCACAGATGTAGTACTGATATTCTTTCCCGCTTTTTAATCCAATATCGATATATGTACACCTACCCTTGGGTAAGACAAAGAGTTCTGTGAATTCAGCAGTACCTGCACCTTCTGCACGGAAAATATGATATTCTTTCAAATCATTTTCCATATTTGTAGACCAGTTTAGTTCCACCTGTTTCCCGGAAGAGTCAGGGATTAGTGTTAATCCACTCGGTTTTGCTGGTGGAATATTATCCGTCAAGGACGTAGCGTATCCAAACACCTGCGTAGATGATAAACTTTCATTTCCTGAAGTATCGTATGAGGTAACAATAAAATAG from Elusimicrobiota bacterium encodes:
- a CDS encoding discoidin domain-containing protein is translated as MPASSVPATVVSLEPLKIVMLNPCYRNSIYAGQNLDEIELQIEFTLPQTQLDATKLLVKLYSPVTDKIFSQKEVYRPTALVRLSLPVKDLPVGDYKVTASLRDTENKEFFRCSEPLKKLPPVKGEVRITENLVTLVDGEPFLPFGWLSVGDDFERVAQQGCTAVHDYNVYFYDDATLKKWFDRAHKAGLKVVIYPFPERKMVDANAWQSPLSEEEAEKIKGFVNKWKTEPALLAWYLADEPEIRKTLPERVTAIYQLLREQDPYHPCTMLNYTLAGIRKYGAGSDILMPDPYFHFIKGGGPTRPLIKITKFMETIKKATDNKKPAWITPQGFNYGDLLKKLTNERAPNFIELRNITYQSVCGGAKGFLWYSYAYHQNYPDLTLGIPYLAKEVQILKKAILSADSKKSVQIFPANPAVVYSLREVADKMCLFLVNTSSQNIKLEFSIEGTTNLTNLYVVSTTRQLKSMGDKFADEFRPYETNIYTTDENMVKGSSTIDQIENEIKQAKSNLKKPDNLAFEELGATATASSSRYPAYAQHVLDGTVEDRGVVWYDTTPNEYPDWIEVTLPQIEIVSKVVVYTSTLKNYVVQVKTDAPEQDWKTVAQIEDNQQDMVVTEFTPIKTNKIRLWITATRGPTSRVSEIELYR
- a CDS encoding Fic family protein is translated as MPVIELRPRITKTLSEIDYLRGRIAETQAKAVFVPAIQKESAVIMAYASTTIEGSTLTLQEVRQVFDGERPRKPEFHIQMVQNYLAAIRWIRENKRIIPYREKDVFNLHKIIGNKAVDDGPVGQYRKVQVYVGDHVPPAHEKVPGLVNKFLFWLNGQGQEYHPVISSAVAHLEIATIHPFRDGNGRVARAFASWELYRRGFDTLHIFTLDDILLENRKLYYSQLSNARKPGGVTDWCEYLSDITAEGLQRAYTRLKTMISAAPADEPLSDTQKKMLTILSSEGPKTVPQLETIFKITRQGVYKALTPLVKTKRVVPVGTRRNRRYSVTV
- a CDS encoding right-handed parallel beta-helix repeat-containing protein; protein product: MNKVNQQAIDKVISGKVEVAQAIWWGFNPEDATNALQSAINSGAKKIIVDNAGKPWIVRPIKLVGNQEILFEKGVEVVAKRGEFKGKTDCLFRADNQDNIILTGYGATLRMNRGDYKLPDYEKAEWRHVLSFFSCSNIKIYGLTLAESGGDGIYLGVAKKGVTNKDVHIKDVVSENNYRQGISVISAQNLLIENTIMRYTAGAAPQAGIDFEPNNSDELLDNILLRNCTAESNKSYGYLFALKEMGADTKPISIRIEDCKAVGDTKGSLRFLTGNISSETVKGIVEFINCTFESGKSYGVLIEDKPVTGCKLRFVNCSILNKISDKPAASIPIKFHSRPGSTEPIGGVEFVNCVINDTLDRNPVSYPNSAKGVPLREVEGTLTINLSGGRQKQLTLQR